A segment of the Solanum lycopersicum chromosome 9, SLM_r2.1 genome:
ACAAAAGTAGTTGTTATAACAATGGCTACGCAAATAACTAAGGTGATAGCAAAATCTGGATGACCcattgtgaaaaaaaaaaaaagactacacaaaaattTAGTGTAAATGAGTTGAGCAATGAGGCATTTGTTTATATAGGAAGAGTATTTggatttgtttttgttgttggttgaaatataataaataggTGAGTGAGTAAAATATGGGGTCAATTGAGcaaaagaacaagaattttGACTATTGAGTTCAATTTTTACACCTTGGGAATAATTTCATGTGTATACTAGAGAGCTCTAAGGATTTAAAGTTCATGTGCAGGTGGCTGATCAATCTCCACCGACTCTtcaaatttgttttgttttgttttgccATTTGTGCGTTAAAACTACAAACTATAAGTTTTACGCGTGAATATTGTAAAAGATGGATCCGGCTCTTCATTCTCATTGTCTCTATTGTTGGAGTTCTTATTCGAATATGGGGTGTTAAATGGACAAGTTGAGATGaaattagataaattaaaataaattgagttaATAAATAGATTGGATTAAATAAGCCTAAAAGTTACTTggattgaaataaattaaactgAAATAGCTAAAAAGAGGCTAGTGTTATAACATGTATTACGGTTAGCCAAAAATacagaaacagaaacaagatGAAATAGACAGAAAAACTTTTAAttcgagtccacagaaactattTTTTCTTACTTAAGAAATTTGATCCCCTCACTATACCTGAGGTTGCAGATTAATTTCTAGGATAAAATGAATTAACCTATTAAAGaagtagcggtacctcaaacttcaataacTTCAACAAACTAAGAACAGTAACAAGCCAAACACAGATTCAGCCGTTTGACACTTTTTGTTTATAAGAGAAAATGTATGCAGAGAGAAGGAAAAATTTTCGTTGTTTGAAAAACGAAAACTGTTTAGAAAAATCTGTTTAAGTCTGTTTtttccagaaagttgtgtcttttaaaaaaataacaactttttggaaagtgtgtcttttgagaaaaaaataatgactttTCAAAAATCAGATTGTTATCACCGTTGCAacgaatttcaaataaatttcgtTGCaccaaaattaattatgttatttaattaacattctaaattaatttataagagaaaagaaattgattaaCAGAATTGaccaaataaattttgtccacaaaatttatcaatcaaatcaTTTGTCAAATGTCAAATGCCAAATGTCAAAGCCGAAGCCAAGGCCAAGCGAgggacgacgacggcgcgaggggcaCCTTCTTCTTAGCCCTTTAAGAAGTATAGGAGTTGTTTCTTATGGgaaaaataacttttcatttgtactttgcaaatgacttttcattttccctccaaaaattgTTCCTTCACTTTtccatttttctcttctcttttcccattcacattttgctaaaacccaacaatcccccacatgaatggggaatgactattgttaaaacatatgtaTGAAAAACTTGTATGTCTTGTAAGTAAGGGTTAATcacatctggataagtaggttttcttttaaacttttcgtagtgaacatatgccgaatatactcggtcaatcgatagatttgatatctttgaaccgtcgagctttggtgtatacctagacaacataagtcacacaatcaacccttgaactgttattagttctcattgttttgtctgtttcagccatgaacacatctcgGTTAGTAAGTGCTTAGAGAAGTGGCCTTAACGGATTCTCAtcgaagcggcttacacttcacactcacataggtggtTTCTACATGTGTTATCCCGTGGATACACTATTGATATACcatgtatcaaacttagaaaccattaaaaaatcCTTATGTCTCCATTCCTCTATGTAGAGTTACCACCACGATGACTTGTAACCCCCTGAACATACACCAAATGCATAGCTCAGTAGTATTGGGGGTTCAAGAATCTGCCTTGAGGCACGTGAGGTTGCGAGTTCGAATTCGGAAGGAGGTAATTTTTTATCATCTATATATTTTAGGcgttttaattgttttttaaaataataatgaaatcagaaattgcttctttttttaaataataatggaATCAGAATTtgcctttttaaaataataatggaaTCAAAACACGATTTTAgttccaaaaaattaaaaccctCATAGGAAATTTAGGTTTATTAGTTTAATTACTAATTacaaagttaaatattaaaaacccttttcttcttttaggatttttccatgttttatttttcatcgtCTCTTCTTTCTTGTCGTTGGGCGTTGGGCGTTGGCGGCTGCTTGTTGCTTCTGTTGGATCGATCGTTATTGAAAACTTGATCTATTTAAgttttagatatattatatattttgtccgacccatttataTCTGATTCGACCCATTTATTTATGGatattatttatgtgatttttttttaacccCCTAGATGAAAATCCTCCCTCCCCCACTGTTGAAGAGCTAAAAATGGTGAAGAAGGATGAAGAAAGAAGTGAGAGGGTGGGTGGGGGCTGCGTAtggtataaaataaaaatgggtcaacgtttttaattttaattttagaaaatgcattttgaattaattaattagtgtaaattaattttaaaaagtgtcaaagaaaaatgatgaaaataattaatgacgtGGTGTTGATATGACATTGTTGCGGCACTTACATGACTATAATGTGACAAGTGAGAGTGGAATAATAATCTCATGGTGgtttttaattcatttcaaaAATGTTAAGAGGGTATTTAAACGGCGGTGTAGTTTAAGTGCTAAAGTGAATTTTCGGACCTAGTTCagggaatttttttttccttttttgaaacCGTGAAGTCCATCAATTTTTTCCATGATATTGTGCAtttgatattttcattatttgcCGTTCGTTTTTTAGTTATCATTGTTTGATTTGacacatatattaaaaaatagatattgatatatgtattttattatattatctttactaactaatatttaatattgaaaaatgaTATGGAGAAAAGTATTTAAAGCCAAGGATAAaccatagaaaaaaataattatatttttttaatatgttaaaagtaacaaataaaaaataaaagtttattttaaaaataatgataagtaAAAGTAATGAGAGGAAATAATATGCACATACATTTAAATGTAAGTTCtcattaaacaaaaatttatagtTCCTGTCgaatttaacaaataatttttctgttaaatacatatttaaaagaCCATTTTTGTTAGCTTATGATAAACTTAAAAGGATTAGAAGTGTTAAATGCATAGTTATGTAACTATTTTAATTGCCAAACACATAAACCAATTCCTAAATTTGTCGAGGTTTTTCCTTGAACTCAACTATGTCATTTTTTCATTGGATACTTGAATCATCCATAATCTGTTTATTTTTAACACTTTGAGCTATGTGACACAAAACTTTCGTAAATATTTTCTGTTGATTGTGTGCGTGAGATCCACCTTTCCTACGTGAAAATTGAAACCAATCAAACTTCAATTCATTTATACATCAGCGCCACGTAATCATTTTTCAAACCCAAAGCCACTTCATTTTCCCCGAGAACACTTctgattgaagaagaagaaatcgaTGAACAAGATAACTTCAACATTAGAACttgatgataaaaaataaatcaatggAACAAGAGATATATTCTGATGAACAACTCCAACTTATtgatgaagaagagaaagaaaagaggaaaataaCCGAAAAAAGGAGAAATTAGGGTTAAAGGGGAAGATTAGCGTTGGTCAATGGTTCATGGATTCACATCAGCGCCTTTAAAACGTCTTCACGTGCTCAACTAACGTGAGATCACAATTTGTGTTATATCAATCTACAGTATTTCTAAAGAACAAATAATAGATGGTTCAAagattaaatagaaaaataaagtagTTAAGTTACATAAGAGGAAAACCCACAAATTTCGGGAAGTGTTTATGAGTTCGgcctaaattaaaaataagatcaTATAAAAGggataattttgttattttctctAAAACGATGACCCAAAAAGCAAATATTTGTGCACTTGCCCCATAATACCTGGCCCAATAATTGTATTTTACTTAActgaaaaggaaaacaaaaagtaaaaaacaaaacCTTTTGCCAGCTCAATCATCATCATCCACAGTTTTTTGCTTGACCAAAAATGTACAGAACGAGGAACAGAGCATAGAGGGAAGCAATTCTACAATTATTAGGGTTTCTGTGTAGACGGGGAATCTCAGAATGCCAACGCCATGTTGCCAAGGTTTCACCGCATTCCTTTTGAAATTCCTCAATTTCTTACAAGCTTTCATTGGGGTCTCCATCGTCATTTACTCTGCATATATGCTTAACCACTGGCACCACCACCATCACAACGATGTTCATGACGCCCAATTCCACAATTTCGTCTCAGTTGACGTTTCAAATTCTGTCGTCTCCGCTTTACCAGAGTTGAACAAAAATTCGCTTCCAGCTCCCTGGTAATGTTTGTTTcctgtttttatttctttaccGAATCAGGAATTTGATGTTTGAGATTGTATTTGTAAAAAATTGGAGTGGCGAAGGGCGTAAGGGTTTAATACATCGGGGAGTTACGCTAGGGAGAAATGGGGGAGGGGCAGTTAACCAACTCAGCTATTAATATTTTCCTATTCAAATATAACTGAACAATTCTTTTGGCGAATCATTAGCTATTGAAATGCTATTTTTGTTTCTTCAGGTTTATATATGCCTTCATGGGAATTGGTGTTATCTTATGTTGTATCACTTGTATTGGGCATGTTGGTGCTGAAGCTGTTAATGGATGTTGCCTTTGCTTTGTATCCTTTTTACTCTTTTGTGTTCCACTGCTTATTGTGTGTGACCTATAATGCATAACTTTTGGGTTGATTATGTAGCTGAAAGAAACTGACATGCTAGTTAGAACTTACGTGCATTAAGCTCTGTCATAGGTGGatgcttatttatttgttgtCTCTGAATAGGAGTTGCATGATATGAGTAACTCGGCACTGGAGTGTTTCATTCTTCACACTAATCTGTTTGGAGAGTATATGATGAAAGGGATATTTTTTAAGAagtaaaaaactaaaaacatgAATTGTCTTGAATGTATATTCTGATCTTAGTAGGGAGCTTCCGGGTTTCCAGTTTTTGACTATAGCGGGAAATGCTAacttcaacaacaacatactcagtATAGCACCACAAGTGGTGTATGGCgagggtagagtgtacgtaagcaaaccttacctttaccttgTTAGGTAGAGAGTTTGTTTCCAAATGACCCTCGGCTTAAAGAAGCAAAGACACAACATATGAAGACGGAAGCAATAGCATGAAAGTAAGAAAGTAGAGGCGTATGAGACAACAAGtagtaatagaaaataataagaatatggacgtggtaaaataatataaatgtcgAAATTAATACCACTATTACAAGCCAGAGAAACTAGGCGTAAAACTATCTACTAGTAGCCTTCTGCCTTCTACCTGAATACTCGACCTCCATACCCTCCTATTATAAGTCGAAGGATTTCCATGTTTTTCGAGTTACCATGTTTTGCTAATTACCTCTCTCCAAGACTTCTTTGGTCTACCCCTATCTTTCTTCAGTCCCTCCACCATCAGCCTATCACACCTCCTCATTGGGCTATCCATGCATCTCCTCTTGATATGTCTAAACCATCTCAGTCTAGACTCTTGCATATTGTCCACCACGGAGGTCACTTCCACTTTGGCTCAaatatcttcattttttatgattttatcacatcttcCCTAGTAAGCCTACAGATTCATCTTAACATTCTATTTCcaaaacttttatcttttgggTATTGAAGTTCTTGACTAGCCAACACTCTTGCCTCGTTCAACAAAGTCGATCTTAATAATATTGAGTAGAACTTACCTTTAAGTCTTAGTGACACATTTAATCAGATAAGACATCAAAAGCTAGTCTCTATTTTAACCATCCCGCACCAAAAGCTAGTCTCCATTTCAACCATCCCGCACCAATACAATGTGCGACATCCTCGTCAATCTCTCTATTGCCTTGAATAATAGCCCCCAGGTACTTCAAAATCCATTTTTCGGAGATGACTTGAAAATCTAACCTCACTTCCACGTCCGCTACACGAGGCAGATCAATGAACTTGCACTCCACGTACTTTGTCTTAGTCCTACTCAGTCTGCAGGGTTTGTCTCCATACACAAGCTTGTCGTTAACTCCGCTATGCATCTCATCAATCAGTACATGTCATCAACAAATAACATGCACCAGGGACCTCTCAATGAATGCGACAAGTCAGAGCATCCATTGCCAAAGCAAATAAAAATGGGCTAAGAGCCGACCCCTAATGCAATCCCATTACCACTAGAAAGTGACCAGTGTCTCCTCCCCTTATCCACACATGGATGTTAGCCCCATTATACATGTCCTTAATAGCCCTAATGTATAAGATTGAAACACTAGTCCCCGCTTCTTCATAAAACCTCTCTCAAACTGTCATATGCTTCTTCAAGATGAATGAACATCACATGAAAGTCCCTCTTCCTTTTCCTCTACTGCTCCACCAATCTCCGTACAAGGTAGATGACTTTCATAGTCAATCGCCTTGGCATGAAGAATTGGTTCTCGGAACTAGAAACCCTCCTCCTTACTCTTATCTCAACCCTTCTCTCCAAACTTGATACCCTTAGAGTTATTGCAATTTTAAATCTTCTACAACAAAATAATAGTACTCCACCTTCAATCCTAGGGCATCTTTGTAGTCCTAAAGATGACATCAAACAATCAGGTAACCATTCTAGCTCCGCTCTGCCTGCGCTTTTTAGAATTCCATCGGAATCTCATCCGGTCTGGTCACTCTACCCCTGCTTATCTTATGCATAACCCCTCTACTTCTTCAAGCTTAATGCGCCTACAGTACCTAAAATCTCGATGGCTCTCAGAGTGATCTGGATCCCCCAACACATCACTCTTGTTCTCCTCTTCAATCAAGAGTTTGTGAAGTATGTCGGTCAACTTTGTCTGACAAGTTCATCTGCCACCTGTACATTGCCCTTCTCATCCTTGGTGCACTTCACTTGGTCTAGATCGCGGGGATGATTAACTTCTCACTTAAAATTTCATTGGCTTGGATTTTATTGATGTTCTTGGCTATTAATCTGCGCTCATTGATGAGATGCCGACATAGATAAGACGATATACCCTTTGTCATGCTTCAAAAAAAACAAGTCAAGAGGGAAGGGTGTAGAGGAGACCGACACAAAAAGCTCTTCATGTTCTCATTTTGTGAAGAGAAGGAATTTGGATCAATCCTAAGGGAAAGCAAGTCTCTAGACTCTCTTGAGGTTACTATTATCATAAGTCTTCCCCCTTAATTTTACTAtgtctttttgtttcttttccgACATATACTATGaccaaatgaaaaataaaagttaagttGTCCCATTGGTCATCATTATACTTCTTCAATTAAGTTCTAATTCATGAATTGATATAGACAACTATTAACTGACTGACTGCTAGCCTTGACCACTTAAAAATACTAGTACTCTCTGCTAATGATGACTTTAGTACTCCTGGAAGTAAGTCTGGTAGCATTTGTTGCAATTGATCATCATTGGGAGAAGGTGAGCTGTTTGTTTCAAATCTACTCTTCTCCTGGTGTAGAGTTTCTATCCTGGTTTACCtgttaatatttcaaattcGGACACCTGTTTTGTCTCTTCCTAGGATCTTCCGACGGACCCAACTGGAGAACTTCACAGCCTCCGCATCTTTATTCAACAAAATATGGATGTTTGTAAGTGGATTGGCATTGTTGTCATCGTAATACAGGCAGGTTTTCTTTGAACTTGAAGGTCTTCtaagattttattttgtgttcCTTGTTTGTTTTTGAATACCTTCATCCAGATTTCAGATTAGGTGATGCTTCTCGTTAAGGTGGAAATTGAGAGAGTTGGGATTACTAATGTATATGCTGTCTGGAACATGCTTTAGAATAGGTAGAATATgccattattatttttgaaaaggtGTTGCATCAACTTTGActgattttatattaatcaactTAGCCTTTGGCCAAGGAAAGAGGATCAAAAGATCTTGTGTACAGATagtatgttttcttttgctGGGTAAGGGACGTGAAATTCCCTGGTATATACTATATGATACATGCtaaaatttgtgtttttatCAACTTATGAGCACGAGTGGTGGACAAGAATGAAAGACATGGTCAAAACAGTTGTAAATCAACCCACTTGTAGTTTCTGGCTTGTGCTCTTGTGATTGATTTAGTATTTTAAAGATTCTTCTAACTGTTCGTTTGGTTTATGGTCCATGTTGTGCTAAAATCTTATTCTTACCATCATTTCCAGGCATTCTCCTTGTTTCTCGCAGTTGTTCTCAGAACTTTGGTTAGTAGCCCTAAACTAAATGATATGGAGGGAGATTATGATGTTGTTGGAAGAACAAGGGAGCCACTGCTTGATCCACGTATAAGCCAAACATCTGGGTTGGCTAAAGGTGATGCAAGAGGTGGCCATTCTGACATCTGGAGTTCACGGATGAGGGAAAAGGTAAGTTCTAAAGATGTATAATATATGTCTGTCATCTTCCATTGAGTTTTCAATGGAATGCATTAAAGGGCATCAATTAGGCTGGTATTTGATTTGCTTAGCAGCCTTCTGGCTAATCTTTGaggtttttatatatatatatatatatatatttggtgcAAAAAAGGTGACAGTCATAGAGTCACTGTCTgtcattttttgtaaaaataataaaaatgacggATAGCATTGCATTTTGAAACGATACCGTCCATCATTTTCTTCCTCGTCATTAGTAATGTATATGAGATATGTTAATTTTGGAACATGTGAACTTAGGTGCTTTATTGCATTGCTGAGTACTTATGAACTTCATCtgccttttcttcttcaacaaggCTGTTTATGTATGTTCTGTTGATCCAGTCTTTACACCAGACCAATTTATATTtctgaaatatttattttcgtTGTTGATCTTTGGAATCCAGTATCATTTGGACGGAGAAGCAATACATCATATACCAAACCCAAATCCATCATGAGGATGTGACGTTGAATCTCATGGATTAGATAAACTGGCAACACGGCTGAGAATGAAGCCTTTTTCAGTGATTGTGTGTGTACCATAAACTATAGACCCTTCGTTTGTTGTCTGTTTATGTAAGGCAGTGTACATATGTCTGCAGAAAGACATTGCAAAGCTGGCATGTAGAGATATACTTATCTCGCTTGTTAATATAACATTTCCTTTGTTGAGAAGCACTTTACTAGAGTGCATTTCTAAGTTTAGTGAAATTTGATCTCTCTTTTAAAATTCTTCCAAATGTTGCAACAATTGTGTACGAGTAGAGATGTATAATTTTCGAAGCCTGATTGATTCACTTATTTTTCGGAAATACATATATACTTTAGTGTTGGCTGTATGCAGCATCACTCACATTCTCACAGAACATGATAGGAGTGAGGATcctcaaatgtttttttttctttttcatatttagaaTTATTGTTTTCTCTATTTGTAAGGAAAAGGACAGTGTGCATATCTTGGCAATTGCAATTGTGGAAGGGTAGAtaacattttaaacttttattaaGGTTCATAAATTTCATGAAGCATCTGTAGGCATGATTCCACCAGACATGTCCAATATTAGTTGGAACATTATGCTCAATATATAAGGGATATTATATTTACTTGAAACGTCATCTCATAAAGAGATCATAATAAAATGTTGTCTTTCTCGTAAAAAGCCGTCTTGAATATCTCATAAATTATTGAGTATTCATAAAGATCAAGATTtcgaatattcataaaaatcatatcaagGCGTGATCGAACCCACATATTTTAAGTTACTGCAAACAACACCTTTCAGCAACCCATCcccaattattttaatttatttaataaagaaaagagTATGATATTGTAGTTGGTATGCATGTGATGGTTCTAGATTTGGTTGTGCACAGTGCAGTGTCACTTTCATAGAACTGCACATACCATGACAAAACATCTTTTTCTTGCTCATATCTTGTCGGTGTTCCCGTTCATTTTTCTAGTTattcaaaacaacaataattcAGTTGAACAAATAGTCAAAAGAGTTGTTCAGCTGCCAGTCACAACATTTTTCCTCCTCACTCACCCTTGTTTTTGACTTGTGGTTAAAAATATCTAGCTGGTAAATTTGTACTGCAAATACAAACAAGGAACATCTTCTTTACAGCTAAGAATATTCTAGTGGTTAATAAACAGAAGACACATCTATGTCTTGACTCAGGAAAGTCAAAACACcaatatctatctatctatcatATGGTTCCCCTCAAagcatatatgtatatacaaaataatttaagatatAGATCAGTACAGATTTTCATACACTTcacaaaattaaacaaattactTGTAGGCAGTGTTATTTGCAAATACAATAATAcacaaacaacaataatattatataattgtgaaagaaaaaaagcaaaaacaGAAGAAGAATTGGACAAGGGTCATCACATTTTACCTGTCAATTCAACGACGGATTCATTCACAAGCTCTTCGAGCAACTTCTCTTCAATTTCGACTCCTACATTGTCTAATTCAATTCTCAAGTTTCCAAGCCACATTTTGCCCATCACCTCCTTCCCTACCATTTCCTCAACCACCAGGCTGTTTAAGTCCCCACCATCAGTAGACAGATATTTCATTTCACTAGAAAACCATTCCTTCATCCAGTCCCACACTTGTTCCAATAATACTAGTCTAGTTGTTCCCTGTGGTAGATTATTATGGACCCCCATATAAGGTATGGCTTTTTGGAAGTTGTCTGCCCCATATTCTGCAATTTCTAGTAAAGCTGCATTTACACAATCGAACACAAGCTTTTGAGTTGATCTCCTTTGCCTTCGCTTAGACTCGTGTAGTGTCTCCTTCTCATTCAGATCAATGTATTTTTCTCTGAGTGATGGGTCCAAAGGGCTTTCAGGAGAATGCCATTGCCACATGGTTGAGAAAGCATCAGGCTGCACTT
Coding sequences within it:
- the LOC101265767 gene encoding tetraspanin-20; this translates as MPTPCCQGFTAFLLKFLNFLQAFIGVSIVIYSAYMLNHWHHHHHNDVHDAQFHNFVSVDVSNSVVSALPELNKNSLPAPWFIYAFMGIGVILCCITCIGHVGAEAVNGCCLCFYSLLMMTLVLLEVSLVAFVAIDHHWEKDLPTDPTGELHSLRIFIQQNMDVCKWIGIVVIVIQAFSLFLAVVLRTLVSSPKLNDMEGDYDVVGRTREPLLDPRISQTSGLAKGDARGGHSDIWSSRMREKYHLDGEAIHHIPNPNPS